A DNA window from Actinomadura coerulea contains the following coding sequences:
- a CDS encoding FdrA family protein produces MRDWVEVRRGGYHDSVTLMRVSRRLSERPGVAGAMVAMGTGLNREMFGRMGFAVPDEAGPDDLVVAIRVEDEGPGGAGLAEAGEALEGLLREASRPPAREGLLGAPAPARTTGSAAARGEATVALLSVPGPHVLPEAMDALDAGLNVMIFSDNVPVAQEIALKEAAARRGLIVMGPDCGTAVVGGAGLGFANAVRPGPVGVVAASGTGAQQLMCLLDAAGAGVSHVLGVGGRDLSPEVSGRSALAALAALDADPATELIVLVSKPPAPQVLDLIREAARRLDTPVVFALPLPGEDDLTRAAEKALRALGRPVPVWPRWTSPRGAAPVSGRALRGLFAGGTLRDEAEMIARDALGRELEARGHRFTDFGDDAYTRGRAHPMIDPTLRLEALRAEAADGGCGVLLLDVVLGHGAEPDPAAALAPAVAAALRDRSDLAVVVSLCGTPADPQDRDRQAVALCEAGADVFASNAQAARHALTLVDGPIAEGTPR; encoded by the coding sequence ATGAGGGACTGGGTCGAGGTGCGGCGGGGGGGCTACCACGATTCGGTCACGCTGATGCGGGTGAGCCGGCGGCTGTCGGAGCGGCCGGGCGTCGCCGGGGCCATGGTCGCGATGGGCACCGGGCTGAACCGCGAGATGTTCGGCCGCATGGGCTTCGCCGTGCCGGACGAGGCCGGGCCCGACGACCTGGTCGTGGCGATCCGGGTCGAGGACGAGGGGCCGGGCGGAGCCGGCCTCGCCGAGGCCGGAGAGGCGCTGGAGGGGCTGCTGCGGGAGGCCTCCCGCCCGCCCGCGCGGGAGGGGCTGCTGGGCGCGCCGGCTCCGGCCAGGACGACCGGGTCCGCGGCGGCCCGCGGCGAGGCGACCGTGGCGCTGCTGTCGGTGCCGGGGCCGCACGTCCTCCCCGAGGCGATGGACGCCCTGGACGCCGGCCTCAACGTGATGATCTTCAGCGACAACGTGCCGGTCGCGCAGGAGATCGCGCTGAAGGAGGCGGCGGCGCGGCGCGGGCTGATCGTGATGGGCCCGGACTGCGGGACGGCCGTGGTCGGCGGTGCGGGCCTCGGGTTCGCCAACGCGGTGCGGCCCGGCCCGGTGGGCGTCGTCGCGGCGTCCGGGACGGGCGCGCAGCAGCTGATGTGCCTGCTGGACGCCGCGGGCGCCGGCGTCAGCCACGTGCTCGGCGTCGGCGGCCGGGACCTGTCGCCCGAGGTGAGCGGGCGGTCGGCGCTGGCGGCGCTGGCCGCGCTGGACGCCGACCCGGCCACCGAGCTGATCGTGCTGGTGTCCAAGCCGCCCGCGCCGCAGGTGCTGGACCTGATCCGGGAGGCGGCGCGGCGCCTGGACACCCCCGTGGTGTTCGCGCTGCCGCTGCCCGGCGAGGACGACCTGACGCGGGCCGCGGAGAAGGCGCTGAGGGCGCTCGGCCGCCCCGTCCCGGTGTGGCCCCGCTGGACCTCCCCGCGCGGCGCCGCGCCCGTGTCCGGACGGGCGCTGCGCGGCCTGTTCGCGGGCGGGACGCTGCGCGACGAGGCCGAGATGATCGCGCGTGACGCGCTCGGCCGGGAGCTGGAGGCGCGCGGCCACCGGTTCACCGACTTCGGCGACGACGCCTACACGCGGGGCCGCGCCCACCCGATGATCGACCCGACGCTGCGCCTGGAGGCCCTGCGCGCCGAGGCCGCCGACGGCGGCTGCGGCGTCCTGCTCCTGGACGTGGTGCTCGGCCACGGCGCCGAGCCCGATCCGGCCGCCGCGCTCGCCCCCGCCGTCGCCGCGGCGCTGCGGGACCGCTCCGACCTCGCCGTCGTGGTGTCGCTGTGCGGGACGCCCGCCGACCCGCAGGACCGCGACCGGCAGGCCGTCGCGCTGTGCGAGGCGGGCGCCGACGTGTTCGCCTCCAACGCGCAGGCGGCCCGGCACGCCCTCACGCTGGTGGACGGGCCGATCGCCGAAGGGACGCCCCGATGA
- a CDS encoding DUF2877 domain-containing protein encodes MTALVRDPIRLPARPRPAGRPPAAGAASLALRPLLDPPRRPARVIAVFPAALYLEVRGGPEPRVLAVVTSDAGRLPNAVVVVAGRREHPFRSVREGADAFVGDGRIEAEGLTVQVRRWWDPSPALGALRPDALARGVRALEAELTAAGALTAAGPSGGGLAGHPDPGALAAACASGDLAGAVEAAERIVGLGPGLTPTGDDILCGLLVALRLVGGAVRHGGAVRLADWLGAAVTADAGTRTTALAATLLHCAAAGHAGAEVAAVLRGVAGHEPAQAAVRRLLAVGHTSGTDLAHGVLAGCRAALGGRV; translated from the coding sequence GTGACCGCTCTCGTCCGCGACCCGATCCGGCTCCCGGCCCGTCCCCGCCCCGCGGGACGGCCCCCCGCCGCCGGCGCCGCGAGCCTCGCGCTGCGGCCGCTGCTCGACCCGCCGCGCCGCCCGGCCCGCGTCATCGCGGTGTTTCCGGCCGCGCTGTACCTGGAGGTGCGGGGAGGCCCCGAGCCGCGCGTGCTCGCCGTCGTCACCTCCGACGCCGGACGCCTGCCGAACGCGGTGGTGGTCGTCGCCGGCCGCCGCGAGCACCCGTTCCGGTCCGTCCGCGAGGGCGCGGACGCGTTCGTCGGCGACGGCCGGATCGAGGCGGAGGGCCTCACCGTGCAGGTGCGCCGCTGGTGGGATCCCTCCCCCGCCCTCGGCGCACTGCGGCCGGACGCGCTGGCCCGGGGCGTGCGCGCCCTGGAGGCCGAGCTGACCGCGGCGGGCGCGCTCACCGCGGCCGGGCCGTCGGGCGGCGGCCTCGCCGGGCATCCCGACCCCGGCGCGCTCGCCGCGGCCTGCGCCTCCGGCGACCTCGCGGGCGCGGTGGAGGCGGCCGAGCGGATCGTGGGCCTCGGCCCCGGGCTGACGCCGACCGGCGACGACATCCTGTGCGGCCTGCTGGTCGCGCTGCGGCTGGTCGGCGGCGCCGTCCGGCACGGCGGGGCGGTGCGGCTGGCCGACTGGCTCGGCGCGGCCGTCACCGCCGACGCGGGCACCCGCACGACCGCGCTGGCCGCGACGCTGCTGCACTGCGCGGCGGCGGGCCACGCGGGCGCCGAGGTGGCCGCCGTCCTGCGCGGCGTCGCGGGCCACGAGCCCGCGCAGGCCGCCGTCCGCCGCCTGCTGGCGGTGGGCCACACGTCGGGCACGGACCTGGCGCACGGCGTCCTCGCCGGCTGCCGCGCCGCGCTCGGAGGGCGCGTATGA
- a CDS encoding PucR family transcriptional regulator translates to MSYTTADPGPPALRLASTGTLTYGLSVGEVLGVSTLNGARLIAGRAGLERVVQRLNVMEVPDILSWVKPNELLLTTGYPLRNTPQSLDNLVSDLDERGLAALAIKLGRYLDSLPAEMIAQADRRGFPLILLPNDVGFDDILNQVLTDILNRQAAVLARTEEVHRALVQIVLCGGGLQEVVDEVATLLDVAVVVLDGEQRVLAGAGPDEHVQAMRAFDAGRHAACGRGGCGIVGAHGTGDHLVVPVMAGGFDHGRIVAFSPGGTLRGTDLGILERAATVAALVVTKQQAVAAVESKYRADFLRDILAGRAGGDDRIVAHCGGFGWDLDRPMMVVVAELDGRPRGAAAQEGEGKGRGRAAEPDGPRGVRGAEERAAQERLAAAWTAAVRRHDRGAAVASFAHEVVAIVGAEGDDPAEWTAGPVQAMVKEASSVFAEHMPVRRTFSTGISRTVASPAALPEAYEQAVKAVRVGRQLNGAGARAHFDQLGVYRLLSLVSDPEELHAFVRETLGDLAADDEPELVDLRRTLQVLLETNLNVAETARRLHFHYNTLRYRIGKLERMLGAFTEDAHLRLNLTLALHVLRMRGI, encoded by the coding sequence ATGAGTTACACCACTGCGGACCCGGGCCCACCGGCCCTCAGGCTCGCGAGTACCGGAACCCTGACCTACGGCCTCTCGGTCGGCGAGGTCCTCGGCGTCAGCACCCTGAACGGCGCCCGCCTCATCGCCGGACGTGCCGGACTCGAACGCGTCGTGCAGCGGCTGAACGTGATGGAGGTCCCCGACATCCTGTCGTGGGTCAAACCGAACGAACTGCTGCTGACCACCGGCTACCCCCTCCGCAACACCCCCCAGTCGCTCGACAACCTGGTGTCCGACCTGGACGAGCGCGGCCTGGCCGCGCTGGCCATCAAGCTCGGCCGCTACCTGGACTCGCTCCCCGCCGAGATGATCGCGCAGGCGGACCGGCGCGGCTTCCCCCTGATCCTGCTCCCGAACGACGTCGGCTTCGACGACATCCTGAACCAGGTGCTGACCGACATCCTGAACCGGCAGGCGGCCGTCCTCGCCCGCACCGAGGAGGTGCACCGGGCGCTCGTGCAGATCGTGCTGTGCGGCGGCGGCCTCCAGGAGGTCGTGGACGAGGTCGCGACGCTGCTGGACGTGGCGGTCGTCGTGCTGGACGGAGAGCAGCGGGTGCTCGCGGGCGCCGGCCCCGACGAGCACGTGCAGGCGATGCGGGCCTTCGACGCGGGCCGGCACGCGGCGTGCGGCCGCGGCGGCTGCGGCATCGTCGGCGCGCACGGCACCGGCGACCACCTGGTCGTGCCCGTGATGGCGGGCGGCTTCGACCACGGCCGGATCGTCGCGTTCAGCCCCGGCGGCACCCTGCGCGGCACCGACCTCGGCATCCTGGAGCGCGCCGCGACCGTCGCCGCGCTCGTGGTGACCAAGCAGCAGGCCGTCGCGGCCGTGGAGAGCAAGTACCGCGCCGACTTCCTGCGCGACATCCTCGCGGGGCGCGCGGGCGGCGACGACCGGATCGTCGCGCACTGCGGCGGGTTCGGCTGGGACCTGGACCGCCCGATGATGGTGGTCGTCGCCGAGCTGGACGGGCGCCCGCGCGGCGCGGCCGCCCAGGAGGGCGAGGGGAAGGGCCGCGGCAGGGCGGCCGAGCCCGACGGCCCGCGCGGCGTGCGCGGCGCCGAGGAGCGGGCCGCGCAGGAGCGCCTGGCCGCCGCGTGGACGGCGGCCGTCCGGCGCCACGACCGGGGCGCGGCCGTCGCGAGCTTCGCCCACGAGGTCGTGGCGATCGTCGGCGCCGAGGGCGACGACCCCGCCGAGTGGACGGCCGGCCCGGTCCAGGCGATGGTCAAGGAGGCTTCGTCGGTCTTCGCCGAGCACATGCCGGTGCGGCGGACGTTCTCCACCGGCATCAGCCGGACGGTGGCCTCGCCCGCCGCGCTCCCCGAGGCCTACGAGCAGGCGGTGAAGGCCGTGCGGGTCGGGCGCCAGCTCAACGGCGCGGGCGCGCGGGCGCACTTCGACCAGCTCGGCGTGTACCGGCTGCTGAGCCTCGTCTCCGACCCTGAGGAGCTGCACGCGTTCGTCCGCGAGACGCTGGGCGACCTCGCCGCCGACGACGAGCCGGAGCTGGTGGACCTGCGCCGCACCCTCCAGGTGCTGCTGGAGACGAACCTCAACGTCGCCGAGACGGCCCGCCGGCTGCACTTCCACTACAACACGCTGCGGTACCGCATAGGGAAGCTGGAAAGGATGCTCGGAGCGTTCACCGAGGACGCCCATCTGCGACTCAACCTCACCCTCGCCCTTCACGTGCTGCGCATGCGGGGTATCTGA
- a CDS encoding uracil-xanthine permease family protein translates to MVIGWKLHGDGRTPPPGEVVRPDERLSWPRTAGIGAQHVVAMFGATFVFPVVMGLDPNLAIMMSGIATILFLLIVGGRVPSYLGTSASFVGAVAAIRAAGGDSATVTGAIFVAGLVLAVVGVLIHVAGGEVIHKVFPPVVTGAVVMLIGFNLAPVVATVYWPQDQWVALATLAFAVLCAVLLRGFWARITILLALVFGFALSWLLDAAAGKITSVLPGQNLLDGAGKPCAAEGPYCVATAFPHERVNLTGVKAADWFGLPDLHAPDFKTSAILLALPAVIALIAENTGHVKAVAAMTHDDLDPVLGRAIAADGVGTALATAVGGSPTTTYAENIGVMAATRIYSTAAYLVAAVVAILFGLCPKFGALVAATPGGVLGGITVVLYGMIGLLGAKIWIENRVDFGDPVNLVPVAAAIILAIGNVTLRITDDFPLQGIALGTIAVLVGYHVLNVLRRPEDAGGGVIAPAEEEIGGPVRHSGQEPPETGTPRDDAS, encoded by the coding sequence ATGGTGATCGGCTGGAAGCTGCACGGGGACGGGCGCACGCCGCCCCCAGGGGAGGTCGTCCGCCCGGACGAGCGGCTGTCGTGGCCGCGGACCGCGGGCATCGGCGCCCAGCACGTGGTCGCGATGTTCGGGGCCACGTTCGTGTTCCCGGTCGTGATGGGCCTGGACCCCAACCTCGCGATCATGATGTCCGGGATCGCGACGATCCTGTTCCTGCTGATCGTGGGCGGCCGGGTGCCGAGCTACCTCGGCACGAGCGCCTCGTTCGTCGGCGCGGTCGCGGCGATCCGCGCGGCGGGCGGCGACAGCGCCACCGTCACCGGGGCGATCTTCGTCGCGGGCCTGGTGCTCGCGGTGGTCGGCGTGCTCATCCACGTCGCGGGCGGCGAGGTCATCCACAAGGTGTTCCCGCCGGTGGTCACCGGCGCCGTGGTGATGCTGATCGGGTTCAACCTGGCCCCGGTCGTCGCCACCGTGTACTGGCCCCAGGACCAGTGGGTCGCGCTGGCGACGCTGGCGTTCGCGGTGCTCTGCGCGGTGCTGCTGCGGGGGTTCTGGGCGCGGATCACGATCCTGCTGGCGCTGGTGTTCGGCTTCGCCCTGTCGTGGCTGCTCGACGCCGCCGCGGGCAAGATCACGTCCGTGCTGCCGGGGCAGAACCTGCTGGACGGGGCGGGCAAGCCGTGCGCGGCCGAGGGCCCCTACTGCGTCGCCACCGCGTTCCCGCACGAGCGGGTGAACCTCACGGGCGTGAAGGCGGCCGACTGGTTCGGGCTTCCCGACCTGCACGCCCCCGACTTCAAGACCTCGGCGATCCTGCTGGCGCTGCCCGCCGTCATCGCCCTGATCGCGGAGAACACCGGGCACGTCAAGGCCGTCGCCGCGATGACGCACGACGACCTGGACCCGGTCCTCGGCCGGGCCATCGCCGCCGACGGCGTCGGAACCGCCCTCGCCACCGCCGTGGGCGGCTCGCCCACCACCACCTACGCCGAGAACATCGGCGTCATGGCCGCGACCCGGATCTACTCGACGGCCGCCTACCTCGTCGCCGCCGTCGTGGCGATCCTGTTCGGGCTGTGCCCGAAGTTCGGGGCCCTCGTCGCCGCGACGCCGGGCGGCGTCCTCGGCGGCATCACCGTCGTCCTCTACGGCATGATCGGGCTGCTCGGCGCGAAGATCTGGATCGAGAACCGGGTCGACTTCGGCGACCCGGTCAACCTCGTCCCGGTGGCGGCCGCGATCATCCTGGCGATCGGGAACGTGACACTCCGGATCACCGACGACTTCCCGCTGCAGGGCATCGCGCTCGGTACCATCGCCGTCCTGGTCGGCTACCACGTCCTGAACGTGCTGCGCCGGCCGGAGGACGCCGGCGGCGGCGTCATCGCCCCGGCGGAGGAGGAGATCGGCGGCCCCGTCCGGCACTCCGGGCAGGAGCCGCCCGAAACGGGTACACCGAGGGACGATGCGAGCTGA
- a CDS encoding FAD binding domain-containing protein: MKPPPFGYASPGTLGEALDALAAAPGAKVLAGGQSLIPLLNMRLAAPPALVDINRVAELDTLHVGDQGVRVGALARHARVERSAEAAAVQPLLGRALRHVAHPVIRNRGTVVGSLAHADPAAEMPAVLAVLGGTVEAASARGRRTIPAAAFFRGPLESALEPGELAVSAFFPAAPPRTGTAFAETARRHGDYALSGVAAVVGLDEDLRVASARAGFLGIAPTPLVLDLTGAAGPRGDWAAAAAHVRERIDPEPDIHAGAAYRRHLTGVLAERALASAAAEALRRAED, translated from the coding sequence GTGAAACCGCCTCCGTTCGGGTACGCCTCGCCGGGCACGCTCGGCGAGGCCCTGGACGCGCTGGCCGCCGCGCCCGGCGCGAAGGTGCTCGCGGGCGGGCAGAGCCTGATCCCGCTGCTCAACATGCGCCTGGCCGCGCCGCCGGCCCTCGTCGACATCAACCGCGTCGCCGAACTGGACACGCTGCACGTCGGCGACCAGGGCGTGCGCGTCGGCGCCCTCGCCCGGCACGCGCGGGTGGAGCGCTCGGCGGAGGCGGCGGCCGTGCAGCCGCTGCTCGGCCGGGCGCTCCGGCACGTCGCGCACCCGGTGATCCGCAACCGGGGGACGGTCGTCGGCAGCCTCGCGCACGCCGACCCCGCCGCCGAGATGCCCGCGGTGCTGGCCGTCCTCGGCGGGACGGTCGAGGCGGCGTCGGCGCGGGGCCGCCGCACCATCCCGGCCGCCGCGTTCTTCCGCGGGCCGCTGGAGTCGGCGCTGGAGCCCGGCGAGCTGGCCGTCTCTGCGTTCTTCCCGGCCGCGCCGCCCCGCACCGGCACCGCGTTCGCCGAGACGGCGCGGCGGCACGGCGACTACGCGCTGAGCGGCGTCGCCGCCGTCGTCGGCCTCGACGAGGACCTGCGGGTCGCCTCCGCGCGGGCGGGGTTCCTCGGCATCGCGCCGACGCCGCTCGTCCTCGACCTGACCGGCGCGGCCGGTCCCCGCGGGGACTGGGCGGCGGCCGCCGCGCACGTCCGGGAGCGGATCGATCCCGAACCCGACATCCACGCGGGCGCCGCGTACCGGCGCCACCTGACCGGCGTGCTCGCCGAGCGCGCCCTGGCCTCGGCCGCGGCCGAGGCGCTGCGGAGGGCGGAGGACTGA
- a CDS encoding (2Fe-2S)-binding protein, which translates to MTEGFEVALTVNGTHRTARVPARRLLSDLLRHDLGLTGTHVGCEHGVCGCCTVLLDGDPVRSCLMLAVTAAGHEVTTVEGLAAPDGTPSPVQRAFRECHGLQCGFCTPGFLCTVTALLRETPRPTEDQVLEGISGNLCRCTGYQNIVKSVHRAADLLSGSGGCGGSSPRKELSGSGGCGGSSPRKELSGPGGCGGPSPRKELSECGGSSPGEETVEES; encoded by the coding sequence ATGACCGAGGGCTTCGAGGTCGCGCTGACCGTCAACGGGACGCACCGCACGGCCCGCGTCCCGGCGCGGCGGCTGCTGTCGGACCTGCTCCGGCACGACCTCGGGCTCACCGGCACGCACGTCGGCTGCGAGCACGGCGTCTGCGGGTGCTGCACCGTCCTGCTGGACGGAGACCCGGTCCGCTCGTGCCTGATGCTCGCCGTCACCGCCGCGGGCCACGAGGTCACCACCGTCGAGGGGCTCGCCGCGCCGGACGGGACGCCGTCGCCGGTGCAGCGCGCGTTCCGCGAGTGCCACGGACTTCAGTGCGGCTTCTGCACGCCCGGTTTCCTCTGCACCGTCACCGCCCTTCTCCGGGAGACGCCGCGCCCGACGGAGGACCAGGTCCTGGAGGGGATCTCGGGGAACCTGTGCCGGTGCACCGGCTACCAGAACATCGTCAAGTCGGTGCACCGGGCCGCCGATCTCCTCAGCGGGTCCGGGGGGTGCGGGGGGTCGTCCCCCCGCAAGGAACTGAGCGGGTCCGGGGGGTGCGGGGGGTCGTCCCCCCGCAAGGAACTGAGCGGGCCCGGGGGGTGCGGGGGGCCGTCCCCCCGCAAAGAACTGAGCGAGTGCGGGGGGTCGTCCCCCGGCGAAGAAACGGTCGAGGAGTCGTGA
- the cutA gene encoding aerobic carbon-monoxide dehydrogenase large subunit, giving the protein MGTRVFGEPVERREDARLLTGRGRFLDDLGRDALAAAFVRSPHAHARITDIDVSEALDVDGLVAVYTWEDLPGKVGAPLPLLIPHPALTHGRTGYPLARDVVRHVGEPVAMVVARDRYLAEDAVERIRVEYEPLPPVVGIEKAARAEHLVHDDVPGNVGAVLVQENGDAAAAIDAAPHVLEFRLSIERSASMPLEGRGVYARWDADDGSLRVYSSTQASTSVRAAIAARLGLPNGKVEVIAPDVGGGFGVKIVHPWPEEVLVPWAARLLDREIKWTEDRREHFVSAAHERGQLQDVRVGFDGEGRVLGLDVRILHDHGAYTPYGIIIPIVTSTQLLGPYRIGAYRAEVVSLYTNTLIVTPYRGAGRPQGVFCMERTMDRIARHLGLDRAAVRAANFIQPDEFPYDQGLTFQDGRPLIYDSGDYPELLRKARELIGWDGFEAERAAAASRGRRLGIGLGVYVEGTGVGPYEGGHVEIDTAGRVHVSTGLTSQGQGHETVFAQIAAAELGVPIEDVHVTTGDTRRFGYAVGTFASRAAVMSGNAIALACRKVRGKALRIAGEALEADPDDLEITDGVVHVRGDRSAAVPLRTVAVLSNPLRYAFDEEAAAATQFAVGRPVTEPPVASGDEPGLEGRDYYSPVRSTFASGAHAAIVEVDPDTAEVAILRYAVVHDCGRLVNPMVVEGQIHGGVAQGIGGALYERMVYDESGQLLNASFMDFLMPYATEVPRIETDHLETPSPLNPLGIKGAGEAGVIPVSAVIASAVEDAEGIRVDAMPLSPDDLYTLRLRAAADPSLRVREGADAV; this is encoded by the coding sequence ATGGGCACCCGGGTCTTCGGTGAACCGGTCGAGCGGCGCGAGGACGCCAGGCTCCTCACCGGGCGCGGCCGCTTCCTCGACGACCTCGGGCGGGACGCGCTCGCGGCGGCGTTCGTGCGCTCCCCGCACGCGCACGCCCGGATCACCGACATCGACGTGTCGGAGGCGCTCGACGTCGACGGGCTGGTCGCCGTCTACACCTGGGAGGACCTGCCCGGGAAGGTCGGGGCCCCGCTGCCGCTGCTCATCCCGCACCCCGCCCTGACCCACGGCCGCACCGGGTACCCGCTGGCCCGCGACGTCGTCCGGCACGTCGGCGAGCCCGTGGCGATGGTGGTCGCCCGCGACCGCTACCTGGCCGAGGACGCCGTCGAGCGTATCCGCGTCGAGTACGAGCCCCTGCCCCCCGTCGTCGGCATCGAGAAGGCGGCCCGCGCCGAGCACCTCGTCCACGACGACGTGCCCGGCAACGTGGGCGCCGTCCTGGTGCAGGAGAACGGCGACGCCGCCGCCGCGATCGACGCCGCGCCGCACGTGCTGGAGTTCCGGCTGTCCATCGAGCGCAGCGCGTCCATGCCCCTGGAGGGCCGCGGCGTCTACGCCCGGTGGGACGCCGACGACGGGTCGCTGCGCGTGTACTCCTCCACGCAGGCGTCCACCAGCGTGCGGGCGGCGATCGCGGCGCGGCTCGGGCTGCCGAACGGCAAGGTCGAGGTGATCGCGCCGGACGTCGGCGGCGGCTTCGGCGTGAAGATCGTCCACCCGTGGCCCGAGGAGGTCCTCGTGCCGTGGGCGGCGCGGCTGCTGGACCGCGAGATCAAGTGGACCGAGGACCGCCGCGAGCACTTCGTCTCCGCCGCGCACGAGCGCGGGCAGCTCCAGGACGTGCGGGTCGGCTTCGACGGCGAGGGCCGCGTCCTCGGCCTGGACGTGCGGATCCTGCACGACCACGGCGCCTACACCCCCTACGGGATCATCATCCCGATCGTCACCTCCACCCAGCTCCTCGGCCCCTACAGGATCGGCGCGTACCGGGCGGAGGTCGTCAGCCTCTACACCAACACCCTGATCGTCACCCCGTACCGGGGCGCGGGCCGCCCGCAGGGGGTGTTCTGCATGGAGCGGACGATGGACCGCATCGCCCGCCACCTGGGTCTCGACCGCGCCGCCGTCCGCGCGGCCAACTTCATCCAGCCCGACGAGTTCCCCTACGACCAGGGCCTGACGTTCCAGGACGGCCGCCCGCTGATCTACGACTCGGGGGACTACCCCGAGCTGCTCCGCAAGGCCCGCGAGCTGATCGGCTGGGACGGGTTCGAGGCCGAGCGCGCCGCCGCCGCGTCCCGCGGGCGCCGCCTCGGCATCGGCCTCGGCGTCTACGTGGAGGGCACGGGCGTCGGCCCCTACGAGGGCGGGCACGTCGAGATCGACACCGCGGGGCGGGTGCACGTCTCGACCGGGCTGACCTCGCAGGGCCAGGGCCACGAGACCGTGTTCGCGCAGATCGCCGCCGCCGAGCTGGGCGTCCCGATCGAGGACGTCCACGTCACGACGGGCGACACCCGGCGGTTCGGGTACGCGGTCGGCACGTTCGCGTCCCGCGCGGCGGTGATGAGCGGCAACGCGATCGCGCTGGCGTGCCGGAAGGTCCGCGGCAAGGCGCTGCGCATCGCGGGGGAGGCCCTGGAGGCCGACCCGGACGACCTGGAGATCACCGACGGGGTCGTGCACGTGCGCGGCGACCGGTCCGCGGCCGTCCCGCTGCGGACGGTGGCGGTGCTGTCGAACCCGCTGCGGTACGCGTTCGACGAGGAGGCCGCGGCGGCGACGCAGTTCGCGGTGGGGCGCCCGGTCACCGAGCCGCCCGTCGCGTCCGGGGACGAGCCCGGACTGGAGGGCCGCGACTACTACTCGCCGGTGCGCTCGACGTTCGCCTCCGGCGCGCACGCGGCGATCGTGGAGGTCGACCCGGACACGGCCGAGGTCGCGATCCTGCGGTACGCGGTCGTGCACGACTGCGGGCGGCTCGTCAACCCGATGGTGGTGGAGGGCCAGATCCACGGCGGCGTCGCGCAGGGCATCGGCGGCGCGCTGTACGAGCGGATGGTGTACGACGAGTCGGGGCAGCTGCTCAACGCCTCGTTCATGGACTTCCTGATGCCGTACGCGACGGAGGTCCCGCGCATCGAGACCGACCATCTGGAGACGCCGTCGCCGCTGAACCCGCTCGGCATCAAGGGCGCGGGGGAGGCCGGCGTCATCCCCGTGTCGGCGGTGATCGCGTCGGCGGTCGAGGACGCGGAGGGGATCCGGGTGGACGCGATGCCGCTGTCGCCCGACGACCTGTACACGCTGCGGCTGCGCGCCGCCGCCGACCCGTCGCTGCGCGTCCGCGAGGGCGCCGACGCCGTCTGA
- a CDS encoding polysaccharide deacetylase family protein, with translation MPGKTPVIAMVAAGVFGVAAGGWPIVTARLGGESGPSMRTQLASVLDDQHWATPKPGSWTMPQPAANGLPPVIRSIQTQDRVVFLTIDDGYTYDSEFVNLVRKEKVPILTFLTSTYIKGQGQYFWAMRNAGSQMENHTVTHPNMATLSAEAQKKQICDSSEAITKQYGHRPQIFRPPFGSYNQTTLQVAKECGIKSVLLWSAEFYNGTSGPGVGYNGFARGDGGKGFKPGDIILMHYRKGLAQEFQMILGWIRQAGFRPAAVQNYLPRSLGGNAPDQPSHA, from the coding sequence ATGCCAGGGAAGACGCCCGTGATCGCCATGGTCGCCGCCGGAGTGTTCGGCGTGGCCGCGGGCGGCTGGCCCATCGTGACCGCCCGGCTGGGCGGCGAGTCAGGCCCGTCCATGCGGACGCAGCTCGCCTCCGTCCTCGACGACCAGCACTGGGCGACGCCCAAGCCCGGGTCCTGGACGATGCCGCAGCCCGCCGCGAACGGCCTGCCGCCCGTCATCAGGAGCATCCAGACGCAGGACCGCGTCGTCTTCCTGACCATCGACGACGGGTACACCTACGACTCGGAGTTCGTGAACCTCGTCCGCAAGGAGAAGGTCCCCATCCTGACGTTCCTGACCTCCACCTACATCAAGGGGCAGGGGCAGTACTTCTGGGCCATGCGAAACGCGGGCTCCCAGATGGAGAACCACACCGTCACGCACCCCAACATGGCGACGCTGAGCGCCGAGGCGCAGAAGAAGCAGATCTGCGACTCCTCCGAGGCCATCACGAAGCAGTACGGGCACCGGCCGCAGATCTTCCGTCCCCCGTTCGGGAGCTACAACCAGACCACCCTCCAGGTGGCCAAGGAATGCGGCATCAAGTCGGTGCTGCTGTGGTCGGCGGAGTTCTACAACGGCACCTCCGGGCCCGGAGTCGGCTACAACGGCTTCGCGCGCGGCGACGGCGGCAAGGGGTTCAAGCCCGGGGACATCATCCTCATGCACTACCGCAAGGGGCTCGCCCAGGAGTTCCAGATGATCCTCGGCTGGATCAGGCAGGCCGGGTTCCGGCCCGCCGCCGTGCAGAACTACCTGCCGCGCTCGCTCGGCGGAAATGCCCCTGACCAGCCGTCCCACGCCTGA